A region of Etheostoma cragini isolate CJK2018 chromosome 24, CSU_Ecrag_1.0, whole genome shotgun sequence DNA encodes the following proteins:
- the LOC117939599 gene encoding uncharacterized protein LOC117939599 isoform X2, producing MFKLVILFLTLSGLQAAPLAVLRSWQKTSSTYKLPDGFHQGTEHSNIREPGGFRQGTEPSRRFLVDLNTGLVQEHISEMDRKVAVIRPSLGEGFGEMERRHWLTDEVPVDVPAQKNGGGWVRVEEPSAPYLPDGFRQGTEPIMSIPDGFRQGTEPMRSIPDGFRQGTEPMMSIPDGFRQGTETMMSIPDGFRQGTEPMMSIPYGFRQGTKPILTIPKRFRQGTGRITSRLQTKRVACKGEVIDGNCYEFNPTLLAFQDAQALCRALAPNAELASVTTGDLHSRLVSLATKDGESNPVLTWLGGIVKNQQASWVDGSEWSYSDWMPGHPNIHTDKPVCVEMFKIDESWWTASDCELKRASICSYQITA from the exons ATGTTCAAGTTAGTGATACTGTTCCTGACACTGTCAG GCCTCCAAGCTGCCCCACTTGCAGTCCTGAGAAGTTGGCAGAAGACATCTTCAACCTATAAGCTCCCGGATGGCTTTCACCAGGGCACTGAACACTCCAACATCCGTGAACCAGGGGGCTTCCGACAAGGCACAGAGCCCTCAAGGAGGTTTCTTGTTGACCTTAACACAGGCCTGGTGCAGGAACACATCAGTGAGATGGACAGGAAAGTGG CTGTCATTCGTCCTTCTCTGGGCGAGGGAtttggagagatggagagaagacACTGGCTGACAGATGAGG TCCCCGTTGATGTTCCAGCCCAGAAGAATGGTGGTGGTTGGGTCCGGGTCGAGGAACCCTCTGCTCCTTATCTCCCAGATGGTTTCAGACAGGGAACCGAACCCATAATGTCGATCCCAG ATGGTTTCAGACAGGGAACCGAACCCATGAGGTCTATCCCAGATGGTTTCAGACAGGGTACAGAACCCATGATGTCTATCCCAGATGGTTTCAGACAGGGAACCGAAACCATGATGTCTATCCCAGATGGTTTCAGACAGGGAACCGAACCCATGATGTCTATCCCATATGGTTTCAGACAGGGAACCAAACCCATTCTTACAATCCCAAAGCGTTTTAGACAGGGAACTGGACGCATTACCTCCAGGCTTCAAACAAAAAGAGTGGCTTGTAAGGGGGAGGTCATCGATGGAAACTGCTATGAGTTCAACCCAACGTTGCTGGCCTTTCAAGATGCACAG GCTTTATGCAGAGCTCTCGCCCCAAATGCTGAGCTTGCATCTGTAACCACTGGCGATTTACATTCCCGCCTGGTCTCCCTGGCAACCAAGGATGGCGAGAGCAACCCTGTGTTGACCTGGCTGGGAGGCATTGTCAAG AACCAGCAGGCATCATGGGTTGACGGGTCAGAGTGGAGTTACAGCGACTGGATGCCAGGTCACCCCAACATTCACACTGATAAACCTGTCTGTGTGGAGATGTTTAAGATAG ACGAGAGCTGGTGGACGGCATCCGACTGTGAACTGAAGAGAGCGTCCATCTGCTCATACCAGATCACTGCATAA
- the LOC117939599 gene encoding uncharacterized protein LOC117939599 isoform X1: MFKLVILFLTLSGLQAAPLAVLRSWQKTSSTYKLPDGFHQGTEHSNIREPGGFRQGTEPSRRFLVDLNTGLVQEHISEMDRKVAVIRPSLGEGFGEMERRHWLTDEVPVDVPAQKNGGGWVRVEEPSAPYLPDGFRQGTEPIMSIPDGFRQGTEPIMSIPDGFRQGTEPMRSIPDGFRQGTEPMMSIPDGFRQGTETMMSIPDGFRQGTEPMMSIPYGFRQGTKPILTIPKRFRQGTGRITSRLQTKRVACKGEVIDGNCYEFNPTLLAFQDAQALCRALAPNAELASVTTGDLHSRLVSLATKDGESNPVLTWLGGIVKNQQASWVDGSEWSYSDWMPGHPNIHTDKPVCVEMFKIDESWWTASDCELKRASICSYQITA, translated from the exons ATGTTCAAGTTAGTGATACTGTTCCTGACACTGTCAG GCCTCCAAGCTGCCCCACTTGCAGTCCTGAGAAGTTGGCAGAAGACATCTTCAACCTATAAGCTCCCGGATGGCTTTCACCAGGGCACTGAACACTCCAACATCCGTGAACCAGGGGGCTTCCGACAAGGCACAGAGCCCTCAAGGAGGTTTCTTGTTGACCTTAACACAGGCCTGGTGCAGGAACACATCAGTGAGATGGACAGGAAAGTGG CTGTCATTCGTCCTTCTCTGGGCGAGGGAtttggagagatggagagaagacACTGGCTGACAGATGAGG TCCCCGTTGATGTTCCAGCCCAGAAGAATGGTGGTGGTTGGGTCCGGGTCGAGGAACCCTCTGCTCCTTATCTCCCAGATGGTTTCAGACAGGGAACCGAACCCATAATGTCGATCCCAGATGGGTTCAGACAGGGAACCGAACCCATAATGTCGATCCCAG ATGGTTTCAGACAGGGAACCGAACCCATGAGGTCTATCCCAGATGGTTTCAGACAGGGTACAGAACCCATGATGTCTATCCCAGATGGTTTCAGACAGGGAACCGAAACCATGATGTCTATCCCAGATGGTTTCAGACAGGGAACCGAACCCATGATGTCTATCCCATATGGTTTCAGACAGGGAACCAAACCCATTCTTACAATCCCAAAGCGTTTTAGACAGGGAACTGGACGCATTACCTCCAGGCTTCAAACAAAAAGAGTGGCTTGTAAGGGGGAGGTCATCGATGGAAACTGCTATGAGTTCAACCCAACGTTGCTGGCCTTTCAAGATGCACAG GCTTTATGCAGAGCTCTCGCCCCAAATGCTGAGCTTGCATCTGTAACCACTGGCGATTTACATTCCCGCCTGGTCTCCCTGGCAACCAAGGATGGCGAGAGCAACCCTGTGTTGACCTGGCTGGGAGGCATTGTCAAG AACCAGCAGGCATCATGGGTTGACGGGTCAGAGTGGAGTTACAGCGACTGGATGCCAGGTCACCCCAACATTCACACTGATAAACCTGTCTGTGTGGAGATGTTTAAGATAG ACGAGAGCTGGTGGACGGCATCCGACTGTGAACTGAAGAGAGCGTCCATCTGCTCATACCAGATCACTGCATAA